The stretch of DNA catcctcctcctcatcctcctttaGTGTGCGCTGGGAATCAGACGCCCCACTCCCTGCTTCGCTTATGGTTGCGGGTCATTGAACAGAGCAGCTGATCACTTCTCAGTTTAACGTGCGGAGGCGCACCGGCTCCATATTGATTACCTATAACTGGTGTCATGGTTAAGTGGACAGACAAGGAGCGCAGCACGATCAAAGCTGTTTGGGAAAAGGTTAATGTAGATGAGGTTGGACCAGAAGCTTTGAGGAGGTAGAGGATGTGGTTTTGGTCAAATTTCATATAATCTTTTTAAGCTTATGGGCTCGTTTATATAGGATTTAATAGGATTCTGTTATTGCCTGTGGGCCAGACTAATAAGCACGATGAATCTtgtttgaatattatttttttatagttcATTTGACAGTAAAATGTCAGGATTATTTACGCggattttttaatgtttgaattcAAAATATCGTTTCATAATGTACCCCTCATTtgccaagttttttttgttgcagtatagcatataatgataatatatcCCCATTAGTGTTTGCAAGACAAAAATCTCTCTTCGTTAAATAATACCGAAAAATTACGGGTTTGAATTAAAGAGATACAGTAATGCTTTATTAAAATGTGATGGGTAAGTTTTAAAGGATTTAGATGGGCTTTAATTTTAGGTTCTAACAAATGTATGAACTAAAAACCCTGTATTTACAATGCAAAATAACTATATCCTCCACACTGACAGAGTGTTGATCGTCTACCCCTGGACCGAGCGGTATTTCGGTACATTCGGAGATATCGCCACTGCGACTGCTGTAATGAATAACTGCAAAGTAGCAGCCCACGGCAAGGTGGTGCTGAACGCCCTGGGCCACGCAGTGAGGAACTTGGACAACATCAAAAGCACATATGCTGCACTCAGCCAGCTGCACTGCGAAAAACTCCAGGTGGATCCCGACAACTTCAGGGTAGGCCACACTTGTCCTTTAAATGTTTCAGCAATACGGCCACATCCAGGCAGCCTAGATTCAGGAtgcagtgtgttttggttttgtccGCAGCTGCTGGCCGACTGCATCACCATTACAGTCGCCTGCAAATTCAGGAGCGCCCTGGACCCTCAGATCCAAGCTACCTGGCAGAAGTTTCTGTCTGCCGTGGTCGACGCAATGTGCAGTCAGTACAACTGAGGAGGCCAACAAAAcccagctggagaaaaaaaaataaaactcatatTTAAGCCACGTGTCgctttgtgggtttttttgtttgccccccccccaccaacacCCCGTTGTGTCCTGTATGGCCCATGCAAGGTGTCACCCaagcatttaaatatttattcaatgTGCTTAAGAAATGCGAGAGtaattgttattaaaaaaaaaaaaaaaaacagtgagaaaagtttttttttagtccacATGGAGTCTTGCACCATGCCAGGAAGTCCACAGATTGGCTGGGGACGCCATTTGAGACAGAACGGCAACAAAGGCCAGTCTGAGCCATGCTCTGTGCCACATCAGGTCCTTAACCCTAACAGGATGATGGATGTCGTGAGGTCTTCGATTTTTCCGTAGCCTACATCTCACACCCCAGCATTGTTGTCTTGAGAAAAGGCGAAAGGCGTTGCGTGCTGCCAATGGGCACACCGTTGTCAACAGTCACATGTTTGATACTCGTATCTTTGtttgagaggctgaaatgaTGGGGGAGCGTGGGGGGTTAATATCCATGATAAAAGTGCGTCCCCGTGATCTGATTTATACTCCTCAACCAAAAGGTCCAGCCAAAATACCGAGTTGCCCTCATCAGCAGAGGGTCAGTGAATGTGTGACATTGACCGTGGCTCTACTGTCGATATATTACTGAGTAGTAATGGTAGAGCAATACTGTACTTTGATTGCTCTAACCGGCGTCCATCAGAGTTTGTtaacaactgttttgtttttctttttttcctttttttttttttttttagggaaagATGAGTCATCATAAACAGTGTCAGGTACATGGATGTGCTGTAAAAGGCAGGAGACAAAAGGTGGGTTCAGAGTTTTATCGTCTTGGGAACATGATAAGGGGCCGGGGGGAAGGGTTGCAGTTTGTAAGAAAAGCACAATGTCAAAGGAGCTTGAcgatacaaaaaacacacacgaaaACTGTTCCTCATGATTAAACCTCTTCACTCGTTGGCTGGAGCTGCCCTCTAGCGGTAGTCGTTAATGCGTGCAGGGCAGTGAGGACCGCGGGCAGCTCCCCGAGGCTGCTGACAGCGGCCGTAATGATTCATGCTGTCGGCTGGGAGCTGAGTTTTGTAGACCCAGAATCATTATACTCATGCCACGGAAGACCCCCGACGCTGCTTGCAACGCGTGAAGAGATCGAGCGTGTAGGACTACAATGATGGTGGAAAAAGAGACGGACGTTTGCAGGTCCACTAGAGGGCGCGCCAACGCCATCACACGGGGCCAAGTAGCACGTGCGTATTCTTGTGACCCATGGGGGGGGTTTAACATTGATCTCTGTTATCATGCAATTATTTTTTGCTCATATGAATTacaagtacattttgttttacagggTATGATATAGTcccacatacaaataaaaaaatgattcataCATGCTGTCAGTATTATGTGTCTGAATTCAGTATTCAGtgtcagtatttttctgtcatacTTTTAACAGTAcaagaaaccattaaaaaccCTAAATTTAACTGTCTATAGTGTGGGCCTTCGTATCGTAGCACCTGTTGATCAATGTGGCGGTTGTATTGGGTCCTGACctaatgtttttgaattttcacAGACCGTGCCAATGTCCAAATCACTGCATGGGGCTTCGGTGGGTTACGGCCAAGAGTACTAACGTCATGTAccagagaaagggaaagggactgagagaaaaacacaaaatacaagaggatttcttcatctttcaacgtataaaagtttttttttattttatttatttattttttttgtatgttatgCATGACAAAGTCCATGGTGAAAAGAAAGTATGGCTCTATCGATGCGATAGCACTCTcggcctttatttatttatttatttttttaaaatgccattttgcaGGTGAATGAGATTCGGTGTGTCATGCCAAAAAGCAGTGAGCAAATCTAATAACACTCAAAAAGCAGCAGACAGTCTGCATCCTATGTCCATTTCATGCATGAGTTcccaatgggaaaaaaaatcaggatatatatatataaaacataccTTAGTGAATATGTGTTTTTGATCTGCAATATCAATGGTAATCATCAGGGCCTGTGTGACTGGGGAAAGTGCAAGGATTAAATAAAAGGTGTGAGTAATTTTATTGAGCCACGATGGTCGCGTGTTCCTCATAGAGaagatgaaagaagaaatagGTCCATTGTGAGAGGCTTTGTTGGTCCCACTCTCTAACTTGTTTTACAAATGCGCCGGTTGACGACTGAGAAGATATCTGCTGAAAGATGCACGGTTACGGCGTTGGCGGACGGTTGAACAGATTTTGCCTGGCGAAGGCGAGAGGTCCATTAGACCCCTGCAGTCACGCAGTCAATTCTCTCCACGCAGCCTCAGCGTTTTCTGACTCGCGTCTCCAGATGTGAACAGCGCCCGATCGTTTCGCGCCCACGTCCCGTAATTCTCCGCCCACGGCAACTGGTAgggtgaccttgacctttgtgAGTATAAGTCAGCAAACGGAACCTTGAAACGGGTTCTTGATGAGTAGTTTACATGCACCCAATGACTTTCGCTCTACCAGTTAGAGTCATTCGGATTTATGGATCAATCATCACGACCCAGGGCCTCTTGGTGGTCCAATAAAGCGTTAGCCTTAAGAAAATGACTCCACTGAACACATATTAGACAGTAATCGAGAAAACTGCAGTGCAATTCAATAGAAATAGCCACAATGTCAGCCCCAGCGAGAGATACCAGCCATGCTGCAGTTTGGATTAGCAGGCCTACTGCAGACTCTGAAAATTATCTCCTTGCCCTCTGAGGACCCACCCTTTGAAGGCTCCGGCACTCAGCTTAGATAAAGCCAACCATGTGTTGGCAGTGAACTTCACCGCAAATGACCCTAGTTATGCATCTTGTTATCAGCCCATAACCAGATcctttaatattaattaattgcAGAGCCTagattttaaatcagtttgaGTGGACTGTCACAGATGTTTACGCTGAACACTTTTAACTTTTCATACGCCTATATGTTTGTCATATTTGTTCTTTAAATTAgaatatttggatttttacCGAGTCGTCTTGCTTTTAACGTGGCTTATTATATACGGGTGACTTTCTGTAAACGATTAACCTTAAGATTAAGTTAAGAGTCTGTCATTACTGAGGACCAACGGATATGAAATCAGAGTCAAAGTTAATTTTTCGATTCATTTAGTCTGCGGttaaaaatcaacacattttagataaaaaaagaaagtttttcaCAGACATTTGCAACTTCGGGGTCGCTATAACGCTTCAAATTGAACCAAAAAGCACACAAAGCTTATTTCTAGTTTGGCACAAATCTGAAACAAGTATTGGGCTTGTACACAGGAGCCCATGTTGATTactgatcaattaattaaacaatGTCCCTCCCAAATCAACACCGGAACACTTACAGTAGTTTACAGTGGCTGTTACTAGAAACTGTGTTCACACTGAATTTAATCAACTTCTTGAGTTTCATGggtaaataaaaagtgaaaatgaattgTGTTGAACTTGGTTTCGCAGTCTGTTGCATACAAGTCTTCATGGCCATCATGAGacgttttgtgtgtgtttgtgtgtgtttgtgtgtgtgtgtgtgtgtgtgtgtgtgtgtgtgtgtgtgtgtgtgtgtgtatgtgtgtatgtgtgtatgtgtgtgtggttatctCATACAAGCTGCAACATATCATTTGGATCCCTTCCAAATGCCATGCAGCCTATCTCGGAGGTGGCCCGGGTGTGCCCATACCCTCTTCCAAACTATAGCCTATAAAACCCCCACGGTTTGGGCTGATCGTGGTATTCAACTTCAACCAAACAATCAACAGGCAAGATGACCAGTCTCAGTGCTAAGGACAAGAACACAGTCAAGGCCTTCTGGGCTAAAGTGTCTGCCAAGGCGGAGGACATCGGCACTGACGCTCTGTCCAGGTAAATATGACCCCAAACTGAATGATGCAATCTGCTCCTAAAAGcgtatgtattttttctttactgtccATTTATTACTTTCTCACGTATTCACTTACACACAATTATTACCCAGGATGCTGGTGGTGTACCCGCAGACCAAGACTTACTTCTCCCACTGGAAGGACCTGAGCCCCGGCTCTGCCCCCGTGAGGAAGCACGGAATCACCGTGATGTCTGGAGTTGCCGATGCTGTGTCCAAAATCGACGACCTGACAGCCGGTCTCCTGAACCTCAGTGAGCTGCATGCCTTCACTCTGAGAGTGGACCCTGCCAACTTCAAGGTAGATGTCacagatggtgatgatgatgatgatgaacacATGGCTTGGTTTCTGAAactggtttgggttttttttttttttgatttgtcgGCTACTCCAGCACATTGCATTTGAAATGAGACGCTGAGTGTGAGGGCGACTCTGCTTTCATTTAAGGGCCCTAATATCCACTCCGGGTGAGCAGAAAAATTCATGTCAGGCTACTGATGCGGGAAACTGCATTCACTGGCGCCATACAAGTCAGATAAAATGGTCTAAGCTTTGGGGTCCGGACAGAGCCCAGACGTTTCTCGAAACAGTGCGCCAAAGGCGAGGGCACCTGCGCGGCTGATACAAGCGCCTTCACGTTCACTGTCCTTTGTGCTGAAGTCAGCGATGAAATGATTTTGAGTCAACTAGACTGAAATGAAACTTGttatacagtaaaaatacatatCTCATAAAAAGTCGCCTAATTTACTGTCAAAGGTCAGAGCTTGTAGCTCGCTGCAGCTCGTGTTACTAAAAGTATGTTTAGGATAAAAGCTTTGAGCTGCTGAGTTTGTGTTGTCAACGGCTCATTGCACGATCCTGTCACAGGCCTCTGTCGAAACCTTCAATTCCCAtgtcaaagaaatgaaataactgATTACACACTCAGTAATGAGAAGTCGAAAACAAGAGTGTCACAGCAGCCAAGTGAGTCCGAAGGTAGCACCGACATGTAAGGGTAGGTTTGGATGCAGTAGTTTACAGTGGCCTCGGCCAGGTACTGTTCTGTCACTGCTGTGAGGGGACGAGGACGAAAATGGGAGGCCGAACGCCAGTGATGCACAGTAGATGTTGGTCTGAGCGCAAATCATTCCATTTCAAGATCTCGTTGAAAGGAAAACCACTCGTGGCTTTGGCCTTCTGTTGTCCTAGAAACGTTTCGTGCAGGACTGTCAACTAAATCTCATTATGCCTTTTTTCACAGATCCTGTCCCACAACATCCTTGTGGTCTTTGCCATCATGTTCCCCAAGGAATTCACCCCCGAGGTCCATGTGGCTATGGACAAGTTCCTGAGCAGCCTGGCTCGTGCCCTGTCCGAGAAGTACCGATAAACTGCGAACGAGAGCAGGAGCGGATGACGGGACAGCAGCATGGGCTTGGATACTCTCTGTCAGTCTGATTATatgaataaatgatcaaatgcAATCAAACTGTCATGTCCGTTTGTGTGGTTGAGTGAACTTATCTCGTGCAGGTATAGATAATGAAGGTCCCAAGTCAGATTAAAAGCATGCAATGAATCAATTCAGTGGAACTGAAATTTAAACAACGCATGTCAGCGATATGTCAACATTATTATTTACACATGATATCTAAAAATTCAAAGAGTATAACGTTTCAATACAACTCCCAATGAAGCATCATAGatatttatgaaacaaaaaatgcactatttacatGTTTAGATATGGTAGTATTTAGATACTTTAGTCAAAGTTGCGATATCACAGTGTATTCaaagttttacttaagtagcattatcattatcattattttgtactaaaaaataaaataaatcattatgtAGAATGGTCACGTTCAAAATGTTATATTATgatgtattttataataataataataataataataataacaataatatcaTTATACTAGCTAtacataataatcataataatagtaataataataataataataataataataataataataatatcattataCTAGCTAtacataataatcataataatagtaataataataataataataataataatagtaataataatgtcattatcatcatcataatgatgatcattattattattattattaataataataataataatagaaataataatagtaataataatgttattatcatcatcattattattatgattatgattatgatattattattattattattattattattattattattattattattattattattattattattatgtatagTCTAGGCTATGTATAGCTGCTTTATAACTATACatacgtgtgtgtctgtgatggtTATATCCTTATGAAAGTAAAACTACTCATTATGTAGAACGGCCACTTTCAAAATGTAACGTtatcatgtattttattattaatacgATTATGAATCTGAATATGTTTATGACTactgaaaataagtaaaagtaaaactttgAATACACTGTGTGTCGCAACTTTGACTAAAGTTTCTAAATACCACTGAACTTACAGTACATAGAGTATATTATACTATCTAAAATAGTAGTAACTGCTGTTACATAGctatacatatgtgtgtgtgtgtgtgtgtgtgtgtgtgtgtgtgtgtgtgtgtgtgtgtgtgtgtgtgtgtgtatgtatgatgcttacatctttaaaaaataaaactactaaTTATGTAGAATGGCCACTTTCAAAATGTTATATTATGAtggcttttattgttgttattattattattattattaacattaacatgctGGTATATAACtatacatacgtgtgtgtggTGCTTACATCCTTATGCAAAGACTTACACACGGAACAAACACTCGCGTGCAAACCACAACTTGTGTGTAGGTATTTTAGCTTTTAGCCTATCTTCTACCCCACTATATTtcagaaatatgaaatgttacaataatgtaatatattaatAAAGTATCATAATATAGCATTTTGAAATAGGAACTTCTGCAAAATGAGTCCTTGTATTTTTACCATTCATAGTTAAGTACATTATGCTGATAATACTAATGTACTGTCACTTAAGGGACATTTTTAAACcaagacttttactttaaacttattttttacattgtggttttGACACTTTGAAATAATCCAAATCTTCCACCACAGaacatatgtaaatataaattgcACAGCTCAGagtgggaaaaaacaaacaacatgtgGAATATgcttattgtttcatttatttatgcttTAGAGGCATGATTAAAAAAGAGCTTTTAAACACATGATCAGCATGTGATGGTCTTCtcttctgctgcagctctctaGTGGTACTGCCTTCCCAGGGAGGACACCACCACGGCCAGGAACTTCTGAAAAGCTGCCTGGACATCACCGGTGAAGTTTTTGCCCATCCGAGCAGCCACCACAATGGTCAGACAGTCGGCCAGCAGCTGCAACACAACACCACATGGATCAGAAAACACCAGCAACATGAGGGGTGAGGCGTTTGGTGATAATCACCAAATAGGAATAATCGTTTCAAATCGTGTTTGTTCCATATAGTGTTACCCGGAAATTGTCGGGGTCCACATGCAGTTTATCGGAGTGGAGCACGCTCAGCTCGGCGTAGGTTTCCTTGATGTTGTCCATGTTCTTCAGAGCCCGGTCCAGACCGTGGAGGACAACTTTTCCGTGAGCTGCAACCATCGGGTTTGAAGTGATGGCAGCGGCGTTGTAGAGGTTTCCAAAGTTGCCAAAATACCTCTGAGTCCAGGGGTAGACAACCAAACACCTGTGGAGGCATGCAAAAACATGTATAActtgcagtttaaaaaaatgtaaatgtaaattcacAAATTATCTCTTTTTGAACTTTCATTTtaaggaacaaaaaaataaatacataaataaaaaccgAAAGGACGTCTCACCTGGAAAGAGCAGCAGGGCCCACGTCGTCATAGTCCATCTTGGCGAAGATGTCCTGGATGGTGGCGCGCTCGAAGTCTGTCCATTCAACCATTTTGCCGGCTCTAGATTTGTTGCAGGAATCATGCAGGGGTCAGGGCCAGATGCAACTTTTAAAACAACCCTTTCACTCCTCCCTAACATACGCCATTGgatggaggagggaagggggcTGGCCAAATATCGGTCTATGGATTCGCAAAAACGATAAGGAAAGGACAAATCTGCACTGCTTAGATTGGGCCTGAAACGGAAGAAGAAATAGCCTGCTGCGGATTTTCGTCTGTAATTACAGGCTGACAAGCAACTTGTCTGatctgaaaagaaataaaagacataCTGCTTGTGAATGTGAAGTCATGAGAAGACCTATAGGCAGACAGTATAAAAACGAATTGGTGCTAAGGATGGGGTCGGATTACTTCAATGATTATTTCCTTGGAAA from Xiphias gladius isolate SHS-SW01 ecotype Sanya breed wild chromosome 3, ASM1685928v1, whole genome shotgun sequence encodes:
- the LOC120788126 gene encoding hemoglobin subunit beta-2-like isoform X1; protein product: MVEWTDFERATIQDIFAKMDYDDVGPAALSRCLVVYPWTQRYFGNFGNLYNAAAITSNPMVAAHGKVVLHGLDRALKNMDNIKETYAELSVLHSDKLHVDPDNFRLLADCLTIVVAARMGKNFTGDVQAAFQKFLAVVVSSLGRQYH
- the LOC120788128 gene encoding hemoglobin subunit alpha-2; amino-acid sequence: MTSLSAKDKNTVKAFWAKVSAKAEDIGTDALSRMLVVYPQTKTYFSHWKDLSPGSAPVRKHGITVMSGVADAVSKIDDLTAGLLNLSELHAFTLRVDPANFKILSHNILVVFAIMFPKEFTPEVHVAMDKFLSSLARALSEKYR
- the LOC120788126 gene encoding hemoglobin subunit beta-2-like isoform X2; this encodes MVEWTDFERATIQDIFAKMDYDDVGPAALSRCLVVYPWTQRYFGNFGNLYNAAAITSNPMVAAHGKVVLHGLDRALKNMDNIKETYAELSVLHSDKLHVDPDNFRLLADCLTIVVAARMGKNFTGDVQAAFQKFLAVVVSSLGRQYH
- the LOC120788124 gene encoding hemoglobin subunit beta-1-like; this translates as MVKWTDKERSTIKAVWEKVNVDEVGPEALRRVLIVYPWTERYFGTFGDIATATAVMNNCKVAAHGKVVLNALGHAVRNLDNIKSTYAALSQLHCEKLQVDPDNFRLLADCITITVACKFRSALDPQIQATWQKFLSAVVDAMCSQYN